In Prosthecobacter sp. SYSU 5D2, one genomic interval encodes:
- a CDS encoding DUF1501 domain-containing protein produces MSHHAPNLEHHFLTRRQLLGRLGMGLGTMALGDLMGAGKAEAALNANNPFGVRQSHFKPTAKRVIHFFMNGGPSQVDTFDPKPMLDKYDGKPLPNVLKTERPTGAGMKSPFKFQKYGQCGLEVSEIFSRTAEFADDLCVIRSMQADVPNHEPSLGLMNTGDGRLQRPSFGSWVTYGLGSENENLPGYISMCPKGMPTRRTKNWQSAFLPSIYQGTYINTENTDVDKLVEFIKNTSLDMKQQRRQLDLLYELNHNHLIQRDKDQQLDARIQSYELAYRMQMEATDAFDISKEPEHIRKAYGENNFGRQTLIARRLLERGVRFIQLWTGAGQPWDSHDEILDHARLAKDVDGAIAAFMADMKQRGLFDDTLMIWGGEFGRTPAVELPTPGANAGKQRGRDHNHYGFTNWLAGGGTKGGYTHGATDEFGFAAVEKPVHVHELHATLLRALGFDHSKFTFKYAGLDFRLTGVEDCKIVPELLA; encoded by the coding sequence ATGTCCCATCACGCCCCCAATCTCGAACATCATTTTCTCACCCGCAGGCAGTTGCTGGGACGTCTGGGCATGGGCCTGGGGACCATGGCGCTGGGGGATCTGATGGGGGCTGGCAAGGCGGAGGCGGCGCTGAATGCCAACAATCCGTTTGGTGTGCGGCAGTCGCATTTCAAACCGACGGCCAAGCGGGTGATCCACTTCTTCATGAACGGCGGGCCGTCGCAGGTGGACACGTTTGATCCGAAGCCGATGCTGGACAAATACGATGGCAAGCCGCTGCCGAACGTGCTGAAAACGGAGCGTCCGACCGGCGCGGGTATGAAGTCGCCCTTCAAGTTCCAGAAGTATGGCCAGTGCGGCCTGGAGGTAAGCGAGATCTTTTCCCGCACGGCGGAGTTTGCGGATGACCTGTGCGTGATCCGCTCCATGCAGGCGGATGTGCCTAACCATGAGCCTTCCCTGGGCCTGATGAACACGGGCGATGGCCGCCTGCAGCGCCCGAGCTTCGGCTCGTGGGTGACTTATGGACTGGGCTCGGAAAATGAAAACCTTCCCGGCTACATCTCCATGTGCCCGAAGGGCATGCCGACGCGCCGCACTAAAAACTGGCAGTCTGCCTTCCTGCCGAGCATCTACCAGGGCACCTACATCAACACAGAAAACACCGATGTGGACAAGCTGGTGGAGTTCATCAAGAACACCTCCCTGGACATGAAGCAGCAGCGCCGCCAGCTCGACCTGCTGTATGAGCTGAACCACAACCACCTCATCCAGCGTGACAAGGATCAGCAGCTGGATGCGCGCATCCAGAGCTATGAACTGGCCTACCGCATGCAGATGGAGGCGACGGATGCCTTTGACATCAGCAAGGAGCCTGAGCACATCCGCAAGGCTTATGGCGAGAACAACTTTGGACGGCAGACACTCATCGCCCGCCGCCTGCTGGAGCGGGGTGTGCGCTTCATCCAGCTCTGGACCGGGGCCGGACAACCCTGGGACAGCCACGATGAAATCCTGGACCATGCACGCCTGGCCAAGGATGTGGACGGTGCCATCGCCGCCTTCATGGCGGACATGAAGCAGCGCGGCCTGTTTGATGATACGCTCATGATCTGGGGCGGTGAATTTGGCCGCACTCCGGCGGTGGAGCTGCCGACGCCGGGAGCCAATGCGGGCAAGCAGCGCGGTCGTGACCACAACCACTACGGCTTCACCAACTGGCTGGCCGGTGGTGGCACCAAAGGTGGTTATACCCACGGCGCGACCGATGAGTTCGGCTTTGCCGCTGTGGAAAAACCGGTGCACGTCCACGAGCTGCACGCCACCCTGCTGCGCGCGCTGGGCTTCGACCACTCCAAGTTCACCTTCAAGTATGCCGGCCTGGACTTCCGCCTGACCGGGGTAGAGGACTGCAAGATTGTGCCGGAGCTTCTAGCCTAA
- the trxA gene encoding thioredoxin — MAVPAKSPSGGASSLAVLKTSEVPVLVEFYADWCGPCRVVGPVVDALAVEVAGRAKVIRLDMDLQKQLAAKHGVRSIPTFIAFKDGREVARQSGVIPKAMMLQMLGL; from the coding sequence ATGGCGGTACCTGCGAAATCACCCAGCGGCGGCGCTTCGTCGCTGGCTGTCTTGAAGACATCCGAAGTGCCGGTACTGGTGGAATTTTATGCCGACTGGTGCGGTCCTTGCCGGGTAGTGGGGCCGGTGGTAGATGCGCTGGCCGTGGAGGTGGCAGGCCGGGCCAAGGTCATCCGCCTGGACATGGATTTGCAGAAGCAGCTCGCTGCCAAGCACGGCGTGCGCAGCATTCCCACCTTCATCGCTTTCAAAGACGGCCGCGAGGTGGCCCGGCAAAGCGGCGTCATTCCCAAAGCGATGATGCTGCAGATGTTGGGTTTGTAA
- a CDS encoding ATP-binding cassette domain-containing protein, protein MTSVLRVQNATFVRGGRRILKGITWEVRPGQHWCILGPNGCGKTSLINLITGYEPATSGDIQIGEDQFGNSDWRDVRKRVGLVTNTLTTFIEPSEPVINVIASGREAKLNLWQDPPPAWQRQAATLLKATGSQHLRKSLWGTLSQGERQKVLICRALMAQFTVLILDEPCAGLDPVAREHFLTWMAEIATWPESPSLIMVTHHVEEILPCLTHVLLLKDGQVHSQGQKTDILTSESLSEIYGAPVELEERGDRYALVVG, encoded by the coding sequence ATGACCTCCGTCCTCCGTGTTCAAAACGCCACCTTCGTCCGTGGCGGCCGCCGCATCCTCAAAGGCATCACCTGGGAGGTCCGGCCCGGCCAGCACTGGTGCATCCTCGGCCCCAATGGCTGCGGCAAGACCTCCCTCATCAACCTCATCACCGGCTACGAGCCCGCCACCTCCGGCGACATCCAGATCGGCGAGGACCAGTTCGGCAACAGCGACTGGCGGGACGTCCGCAAGCGCGTCGGCCTCGTCACCAACACCCTCACCACCTTCATCGAGCCGTCCGAGCCCGTCATCAACGTCATCGCCAGCGGCCGCGAGGCCAAGCTGAACCTCTGGCAGGACCCGCCCCCCGCCTGGCAGCGCCAGGCCGCCACCTTGTTAAAAGCCACCGGCAGCCAGCACCTGCGCAAATCCCTCTGGGGCACCCTCTCCCAGGGCGAGCGCCAAAAAGTCCTCATCTGCCGCGCCCTCATGGCCCAGTTCACCGTCCTCATCCTCGACGAACCCTGCGCCGGCCTCGACCCCGTCGCCCGCGAGCACTTCCTCACCTGGATGGCCGAGATCGCCACCTGGCCCGAGTCCCCCTCCCTCATCATGGTCACCCACCATGTCGAAGAAATCCTCCCCTGCCTCACCCACGTCCTCCTGTTAAAAGACGGCCAAGTCCACAGCCAGGGCCAAAAAACCGACATCCTCACCAGCGAATCGTTAAGCGAAATCTACGGCGCCCCCGTCGAACTCGAAGAACGCGGTGACCGGTATGCGCTGGTGGTGGGCTGA
- a CDS encoding ACP phosphodiesterase gives MNWLAHLFLSEHCPAFKIGNVLPDLVRLPDLAGLPEKYQRGIRQHLRIDAYTDSHPVVHRSIMRLGPDYRRYGGILMDMFYDHFLCRQWELFSRQPLAEFTAQFYEEFKDHRHELPMNALPPLEGMSKWDWLGSYGDLESLEKTLGRIGRRFKKPVHLAGAMPLLIREYDHLQKDFAEFFPDLQQEVFRS, from the coding sequence GTGAACTGGCTGGCCCATCTCTTTCTCTCCGAGCATTGCCCGGCCTTCAAGATCGGCAATGTGCTGCCGGATCTCGTCCGTCTGCCAGATCTGGCCGGACTGCCGGAGAAATACCAGCGCGGCATCCGGCAGCACCTTCGCATTGATGCCTACACTGACTCGCATCCCGTGGTGCATCGCAGCATCATGAGGCTCGGCCCGGACTACCGGCGATACGGCGGCATTCTCATGGACATGTTCTATGACCACTTTTTGTGCCGCCAGTGGGAGCTGTTTTCCAGGCAGCCCCTGGCCGAGTTCACCGCCCAGTTTTATGAGGAGTTTAAAGACCACCGCCACGAGCTGCCGATGAATGCACTGCCTCCGCTGGAGGGCATGAGCAAATGGGACTGGCTGGGCTCCTATGGTGACCTGGAATCTCTGGAAAAGACCCTGGGCCGGATCGGACGGCGGTTCAAAAAGCCCGTGCATCTCGCCGGCGCCATGCCCCTGCTGATCCGTGAGTATGACCACCTGCAAAAGGACTTCGCCGAGTTTTTCCCCGACCTGCAGCAGGAAGTGTTCAGGAGCTAG
- a CDS encoding ATP-dependent 6-phosphofructokinase — protein sequence MLNVDISSLGPCQFHSPLHQIGSVQVPYKTEVDRILYTNTVQGLQEENSALSFEEAGPREKIFFDPPRTTVGIVTCGGLCPGLNDIIRGIVNQCYRQYGINRVYGFRYGYEGLVQRYGHTPLMLRPESVSQIHNFGGTILGSSRGQQLIGDMVDTLEDMGVDILFVIGGDGTLRGASEIAKEIAVRGLRKAVVGIPKTIDNDIMYLDKSFGFETAFAEAVNAVKCAYTEACGAVNGIGLLKLMGRDSGFIACYAALAGSNVDFVLIPEVQFTMEGTTGLLEALRYRVAKRGSAVIVVAEGAGQELFSDNGSTDASGNKRYGDIGLHLKDEINAFFKARRMEVNLKYIDPSYIVRSVPANPQDNVYCSRLAQSAVHAAMAGKTSMLVGRWHNAFVHLPLDMVTHGRRKVDPHSELWHAVLESTGQPAMMT from the coding sequence ATGCTGAATGTTGACATCTCCTCCCTAGGTCCATGCCAGTTCCATTCCCCCCTGCATCAGATCGGCAGTGTGCAGGTGCCGTACAAGACGGAAGTGGACCGCATTCTTTACACCAATACGGTGCAGGGCCTGCAGGAGGAAAACAGCGCGCTGAGCTTCGAAGAAGCCGGGCCGCGCGAAAAGATTTTCTTTGATCCTCCACGCACCACGGTGGGCATCGTTACCTGTGGCGGCCTTTGCCCAGGGCTGAATGACATCATCCGTGGCATCGTCAACCAGTGCTACCGGCAGTACGGCATCAACCGGGTGTATGGATTCCGCTATGGTTATGAGGGCCTGGTGCAGCGGTACGGTCACACGCCGTTGATGCTGAGGCCGGAGTCCGTATCCCAGATCCATAATTTTGGCGGCACCATCCTGGGCAGCTCACGAGGCCAGCAGCTTATTGGCGACATGGTGGACACCCTGGAAGACATGGGGGTGGACATCCTCTTCGTCATCGGCGGTGACGGCACCCTGCGCGGTGCCTCAGAGATCGCCAAAGAGATTGCCGTGCGCGGGCTTCGCAAGGCCGTGGTCGGCATTCCCAAGACCATTGACAATGACATCATGTACCTTGACAAGAGCTTCGGTTTTGAGACCGCTTTTGCCGAGGCTGTCAATGCAGTCAAGTGCGCCTACACGGAGGCCTGCGGAGCTGTCAATGGCATCGGGCTTTTGAAACTGATGGGCCGTGACAGCGGTTTCATCGCCTGTTACGCTGCGCTGGCCGGCAGCAATGTGGACTTTGTGCTCATCCCGGAAGTGCAGTTCACCATGGAAGGCACCACCGGCCTGCTGGAGGCACTGCGCTACCGCGTGGCCAAGCGCGGCAGTGCCGTCATCGTGGTGGCAGAAGGGGCCGGGCAGGAGCTGTTTTCAGACAACGGCAGCACGGATGCCAGCGGTAACAAACGTTATGGCGACATCGGCCTGCACTTGAAGGACGAGATCAACGCTTTCTTCAAGGCCCGCCGCATGGAGGTCAATTTGAAGTACATTGACCCCAGCTACATCGTCCGCAGCGTACCGGCGAATCCGCAGGACAATGTCTATTGCTCACGCCTCGCGCAATCTGCCGTGCATGCGGCGATGGCGGGCAAAACCTCCATGCTGGTGGGTCGCTGGCACAATGCCTTTGTGCATCTGCCGCTGGACATGGTGACCCATGGCCGTCGCAAAGTGGACCCGCATAGCGAGCTCTGGCATGCCGTACTGGAGAGCACCGGCCAGCCCGCGATGATGACGTGA
- a CDS encoding PSD1 and planctomycete cytochrome C domain-containing protein — MTFQNPFFLRLIGGSFAVAGSFAAAAAPAAGSFSPEQIEFFEKSVRPVLAENCYDCHGGHKHENGLRVDLRSAILRGSDYGKVVEPGNAAASKLIKAINHADGVEAMPKKADKLKAGDIAALEKWVQMGLPWPEEKLADEHEKKDPMQHWAFLPVKKPAGTVDSLIGEKLKEAGLDFAPAADAATLCRRIHVTLTGLQPTFAEMKAFEQAMAKDAKAATEALVDQLLASPAYGERWGRVWLDVARYADTDGYQVAGKNTRYPYAYTFRDWVVKALNEDMPYDEFLKYQLAADKMVPAGSQDPHLAALGYLSVGDRFISNKDLQTDDRIDVVSRGMLGLTVGCARCHDHKFDPIPARDYYALYSVFNSSELPEADAFPVIGKAAKEEDARDYEAKVAAIAQKELDFKKKVHDEIRVPERVAEYLAFAQEAATIKDRNTLKGRAGALKLRDKVADQWGDFLKRHALKSKPHPVMLAWKEFAALPAEEFAAKAPDVVKAMVKPDSNLNAVLRNELAKRPAPKKFEDVAALYADIFNTCLAGTEPDNADWKEVRDILQTDPSPMAVPVEQANLFFTRKDLTMTVKTANERVKLETEHPGAPPRAMVMLDKEKPADISIFIRGNPSRRGAVAPRGWLTMFGGESFSDGSGRLELAEKIASKENPLTARVMVNRVWTQHFGKPLVGQTSDFGVQTDQPVQQDVLDLLAATFMEEGWSLKKLHRRILNTRAYQQAAVSSEEKNVKDADNDLISRQNRQRLDYESMRDAMLQVAGDLNLGQMGGRAVMLNDKLADSRRSLYLLVDRYEQATVPAMFDFANPDNHSPMRYVTTVPQQALFLMNSPFMQQRSMKLAAATPVKGSTIDSEAIRALYQRVLLRSPQPEEVELAQRFCNDADALSNRSAAFVWRYGSGVVETAAASGKVSLVGYAPLPHFGKVGQSTHRWTPETVYPSKEFGHLYIGAGNGHPGKKGAAVMQWTSPFEKEKIRISGTIKRSSPKGNGVRAWILSSRAGKIREELVKPAGSVDLNAEIEVTQDEVLSFVVDCEEGSTDSDSYSWAPKIERMDATGTVTPVTRADTDFCGPDAWPVNRDKPQSPLAQLGQVLMMSNEFQFVD, encoded by the coding sequence ATGACTTTTCAGAATCCTTTTTTCCTCCGGCTGATCGGCGGCAGTTTTGCCGTCGCCGGATCTTTTGCGGCTGCGGCGGCCCCGGCTGCGGGGAGCTTTTCGCCGGAGCAGATTGAGTTTTTCGAGAAGAGTGTGCGGCCGGTGCTGGCGGAGAACTGCTATGACTGCCATGGCGGGCACAAGCATGAGAACGGGCTGCGGGTGGACCTGAGGAGTGCGATCCTGCGCGGGAGCGACTATGGGAAGGTGGTGGAGCCGGGGAATGCGGCGGCTTCCAAGCTGATCAAGGCGATCAACCACGCGGACGGGGTGGAGGCGATGCCGAAGAAGGCGGACAAGCTGAAGGCGGGGGACATTGCGGCGCTGGAGAAGTGGGTGCAGATGGGCCTGCCGTGGCCGGAGGAGAAGCTGGCCGATGAGCATGAGAAGAAGGACCCGATGCAGCACTGGGCATTCCTGCCGGTGAAGAAGCCTGCGGGGACGGTGGACAGCCTGATCGGTGAGAAACTGAAGGAGGCGGGGCTGGACTTTGCCCCGGCGGCGGATGCGGCGACGCTGTGCCGGCGGATCCATGTGACGCTGACGGGTCTGCAGCCGACCTTTGCTGAGATGAAGGCCTTTGAGCAGGCGATGGCGAAGGACGCGAAGGCGGCGACGGAGGCGCTGGTGGACCAGCTGCTGGCGAGCCCGGCCTATGGCGAGCGCTGGGGCCGGGTGTGGCTGGATGTGGCGCGCTATGCGGACACGGACGGCTACCAGGTGGCGGGGAAGAACACGCGCTATCCGTATGCGTATACTTTTCGTGACTGGGTGGTGAAGGCGCTGAATGAGGACATGCCGTATGATGAGTTTTTGAAGTATCAGCTGGCGGCGGACAAGATGGTGCCTGCGGGCAGCCAGGATCCGCATCTGGCGGCGCTGGGGTATCTGAGCGTGGGGGACCGGTTCATCAGCAACAAGGATCTGCAGACGGATGACCGCATTGATGTGGTTTCCCGCGGGATGCTGGGGCTGACGGTGGGCTGCGCGCGCTGCCATGACCATAAGTTTGACCCGATCCCGGCGCGGGATTATTACGCGCTGTATTCGGTCTTCAACAGCAGTGAGCTGCCTGAGGCGGACGCGTTTCCGGTGATCGGCAAGGCGGCGAAGGAGGAGGATGCGAGGGACTATGAGGCGAAGGTGGCGGCGATCGCCCAGAAGGAGCTGGACTTCAAAAAGAAGGTCCATGATGAGATCCGTGTGCCGGAGCGGGTGGCGGAGTATCTGGCCTTTGCCCAAGAGGCGGCGACGATCAAGGACCGCAACACGCTGAAGGGTCGCGCCGGGGCGCTGAAGCTGCGGGACAAGGTGGCGGACCAGTGGGGTGACTTTTTGAAACGCCATGCGCTGAAGAGCAAGCCGCATCCGGTGATGCTGGCCTGGAAGGAATTTGCGGCGCTGCCTGCGGAGGAATTTGCCGCGAAAGCGCCAGACGTGGTGAAGGCGATGGTCAAGCCGGACAGCAATCTAAATGCGGTGCTGCGGAACGAGCTGGCGAAGCGGCCTGCGCCGAAGAAATTTGAGGACGTGGCGGCGCTGTATGCGGATATTTTTAACACCTGCCTGGCGGGCACTGAACCGGACAATGCCGACTGGAAAGAGGTGCGCGACATTTTGCAGACGGACCCCTCCCCGATGGCGGTGCCAGTGGAGCAGGCGAATCTGTTTTTCACCCGCAAGGACCTGACGATGACGGTGAAGACGGCCAATGAACGCGTGAAGCTGGAGACGGAGCACCCCGGTGCGCCACCGCGTGCGATGGTGATGCTGGACAAGGAGAAGCCGGCGGACATCAGCATCTTCATCCGGGGCAATCCGAGCCGGCGCGGTGCGGTGGCTCCGCGTGGCTGGCTGACGATGTTTGGCGGTGAAAGCTTCAGCGATGGCAGCGGCCGCCTGGAGCTGGCGGAAAAGATCGCCAGCAAGGAGAATCCGCTGACGGCGAGGGTGATGGTGAACCGGGTGTGGACGCAGCATTTTGGCAAACCTTTGGTTGGGCAGACGAGCGACTTCGGCGTGCAGACGGACCAGCCTGTGCAACAGGATGTGCTGGACCTCCTGGCCGCCACTTTCATGGAGGAAGGCTGGAGCCTGAAGAAGCTGCACCGGCGCATCCTGAACACCCGCGCCTATCAGCAGGCGGCGGTGAGCTCTGAGGAGAAAAATGTGAAGGATGCGGACAATGACCTCATCAGCCGGCAGAACCGCCAGCGCCTGGACTATGAATCCATGCGTGATGCGATGCTGCAGGTGGCGGGGGATTTGAACCTGGGCCAGATGGGCGGACGGGCCGTGATGCTGAATGACAAGCTGGCGGACAGCCGCCGCAGCCTGTACCTGCTGGTGGACCGCTATGAGCAGGCGACGGTGCCGGCGATGTTTGACTTTGCCAATCCGGACAACCACAGCCCGATGCGCTATGTGACCACGGTGCCGCAGCAGGCGCTGTTTCTGATGAACAGCCCGTTCATGCAGCAGCGGTCCATGAAGCTGGCGGCGGCCACGCCGGTGAAGGGCAGCACCATTGATTCTGAAGCGATCCGTGCGCTGTATCAGCGGGTGCTGCTGCGCAGTCCACAGCCGGAGGAGGTGGAGCTGGCGCAGCGATTCTGCAACGATGCGGATGCCCTGAGCAACCGGTCAGCGGCGTTTGTCTGGCGCTACGGCAGCGGTGTGGTGGAAACGGCTGCTGCGAGCGGCAAGGTCAGTCTGGTAGGGTATGCGCCTCTGCCGCACTTTGGCAAGGTGGGCCAGAGCACGCATCGCTGGACACCGGAAACGGTTTATCCGAGCAAGGAATTTGGCCATCTTTACATCGGCGCAGGCAATGGCCATCCGGGCAAGAAAGGGGCCGCCGTGATGCAGTGGACATCGCCTTTTGAGAAGGAAAAGATCCGCATCAGCGGCACAATCAAACGCAGCAGTCCGAAGGGCAACGGCGTGCGCGCCTGGATCCTCTCCAGCCGCGCTGGGAAGATCCGCGAGGAGCTGGTGAAGCCCGCCGGCAGTGTGGATCTGAATGCTGAGATCGAAGTGACCCAGGACGAGGTGCTGAGCTTCGTGGTTGACTGTGAAGAAGGCAGCACGGACAGCGACAGCTACTCCTGGGCGCCGAAGATCGAGCGCATGGATGCCACCGGCACGGTGACACCCGTGACCCGCGCCGACACCGATTTCTGCGGCCCCGATGCTTGGCCCGTGAACCGCGACAAACCCCAGTCTCCCCTCGCGCAACTGGGGCAGGTGCTGATGATGTCCAATGAATTCCAGTTTGTGGACTGA
- a CDS encoding class I SAM-dependent methyltransferase — MSSLGKRLLPASFHERLQVERWHVHQFVRTEAMPLMKSGIRVLDAGSGRAQEQFLREELLATGATLETCDFCEGPGVDFVADVSNLPMADNTYDIVLSTQVLEHVMDPQSVVEEMARVLKPGGALFLTTPQSSPLHNLPWNFFNFTNLGLRLLFDKAGMVVVKEQPQGGHFTLLAYQLHWTMNLLRKSNMPTPVKTPLEIIGRLTLGLFLKSILVWMDQFDTERLNTQGWNIMAQKPLLDSKDRTIANDIN, encoded by the coding sequence ATGTCATCATTGGGAAAAAGACTTTTGCCGGCCAGCTTCCACGAGCGCCTCCAGGTGGAACGTTGGCATGTGCATCAGTTTGTCCGGACAGAGGCCATGCCTCTCATGAAATCAGGAATCAGGGTACTGGATGCGGGATCAGGACGCGCTCAGGAGCAGTTTCTGAGGGAAGAGTTACTCGCGACCGGAGCCACTCTGGAAACTTGTGATTTTTGTGAAGGCCCCGGTGTGGACTTTGTGGCGGATGTCTCCAATCTGCCGATGGCCGACAATACCTATGACATTGTGTTAAGCACGCAGGTGCTGGAACATGTAATGGATCCGCAGAGTGTGGTGGAAGAAATGGCCCGGGTTTTAAAACCCGGCGGCGCGTTATTCTTGACCACCCCCCAGTCCTCCCCACTCCACAATCTCCCCTGGAACTTCTTCAACTTCACCAACCTCGGGCTTCGGCTCCTGTTTGACAAGGCAGGGATGGTCGTGGTCAAAGAGCAGCCGCAGGGCGGGCACTTCACGTTGCTTGCTTACCAGCTTCACTGGACCATGAACCTGCTGCGTAAGTCCAACATGCCAACCCCGGTTAAAACACCATTGGAGATCATCGGACGCCTGACGTTAGGCTTGTTCCTGAAATCGATACTTGTATGGATGGATCAGTTCGACACAGAACGATTGAACACCCAGGGGTGGAACATTATGGCCCAAAAACCGCTGTTAGATAGCAAAGACCGTACTATTGCAAACGACATTAACTAG
- a CDS encoding DUF2254 domain-containing protein, translating to MQLRTRLWIKPALTGLAAVGWIEMAYLASSWQMKPPFEIDRDVMLSLLQILASTMLTVAIFAVTAMVSAFSSVTTTATPRASRLIMQDRSSQNALAAFLSAFIYAIVALVAVSAIPYGTLGRFFLFVGYVLIIAWVLVSFIRWVDQVSNLGRVSDTIRRVETACLEAFTDHATAGTLGARPAPADAPETGLLLTTQKIGYLQFVDVEALQAAAHEWQATIRLHARPGAFLDRCRPLASVIGPASLVLDDAMKERLLKAFTLGEERQAESDPRFGLLMLAEIADRALSPGINDPGTAIAVIGSQVRLLCRWADATRESEEIKYPDVEVPPLTAADLLDDAFTPIARDGAVMYEVGMRLQKAFLALQTTHHTGLATAARHHSRLALEQALAKLPTAYHRDKLQALAERPH from the coding sequence ATGCAGCTCCGCACACGGTTGTGGATCAAACCCGCACTTACCGGCCTCGCCGCCGTCGGCTGGATCGAGATGGCCTACCTCGCCAGTTCCTGGCAGATGAAGCCGCCCTTCGAAATTGACCGGGACGTGATGCTCAGCCTCCTGCAGATCCTCGCCTCCACCATGCTCACAGTGGCCATCTTTGCCGTCACGGCCATGGTCAGCGCCTTTTCCTCCGTCACCACCACCGCCACGCCCCGGGCCAGCCGCCTGATCATGCAGGACCGCAGCTCGCAAAACGCCCTCGCCGCCTTCCTCTCCGCCTTCATTTACGCCATCGTGGCCCTCGTCGCCGTCAGCGCCATTCCTTACGGCACGCTGGGCCGCTTTTTCCTCTTCGTCGGTTACGTCCTCATCATCGCCTGGGTGCTGGTCTCCTTCATCCGCTGGGTGGACCAGGTCTCCAATCTTGGCCGCGTGAGCGATACCATCCGCCGGGTGGAGACCGCCTGCCTGGAGGCCTTTACAGACCACGCCACCGCTGGCACCCTGGGCGCACGCCCGGCCCCCGCAGACGCGCCGGAAACCGGGCTCCTGCTCACCACCCAAAAAATCGGCTACCTCCAGTTTGTGGATGTGGAGGCACTCCAGGCTGCCGCTCACGAGTGGCAGGCCACCATCCGCCTGCATGCCCGCCCCGGCGCGTTTCTGGACCGCTGCCGCCCGCTCGCTTCCGTCATCGGGCCAGCCTCCCTCGTCCTGGATGACGCCATGAAAGAGCGCCTCCTGAAAGCCTTCACCCTGGGCGAAGAACGCCAGGCCGAATCCGATCCCCGCTTTGGCCTCCTCATGCTCGCCGAGATCGCCGACCGCGCCCTCTCCCCCGGCATCAATGACCCCGGCACCGCCATCGCCGTCATCGGCAGCCAGGTCCGCCTGCTCTGCCGCTGGGCCGATGCCACCCGCGAGTCCGAGGAAATCAAATACCCTGATGTCGAAGTGCCCCCGCTCACCGCCGCCGACCTGCTGGACGATGCCTTCACCCCTATCGCCCGTGACGGAGCCGTCATGTATGAAGTCGGCATGCGCCTGCAAAAAGCCTTCCTCGCCCTGCAGACCACCCATCACACCGGGCTCGCCACCGCCGCCCGCCATCACTCCCGCCTCGCCCTGGAACAGGCCCTTGCCAAACTCCCCACCGCCTACCACCGCGACAAACTCCAGGCCCTCGCCGAGCGCCCTCACTGA
- a CDS encoding GNAT family N-acetyltransferase, with amino-acid sequence MIIRRYQPGDESAIWDVYFRATHESNSRDYHADLLNRWAPADQDMNEWRERCIQKNPFVAILEDRIVGMAELEEDGFIDYFYVSPDFQGQGVGSMLLARLESEAIGMNLSKLKADVSLSAKAFFESRGFIVTEARSNVIIGHPAPNFAMSKHLQGEQR; translated from the coding sequence ATGATCATTCGACGATACCAACCCGGTGATGAGAGCGCCATCTGGGACGTCTATTTCCGGGCGACCCACGAATCCAATTCGCGCGATTATCATGCCGATCTGCTCAACCGATGGGCTCCGGCAGATCAGGACATGAATGAGTGGCGTGAGCGTTGCATTCAGAAAAATCCTTTCGTGGCGATCCTCGAAGATCGAATCGTGGGGATGGCAGAACTCGAAGAGGATGGCTTCATCGACTATTTTTACGTGAGTCCTGATTTCCAGGGACAAGGAGTGGGCTCCATGTTGCTCGCCAGACTTGAATCGGAGGCCATCGGGATGAACCTCTCCAAACTGAAGGCTGATGTCAGCCTGAGCGCGAAAGCATTTTTCGAGTCACGCGGCTTCATCGTCACCGAAGCCCGGTCGAATGTGATCATAGGCCATCCCGCTCCGAATTTCGCGATGTCCAAGCACCTCCAAGGAGAACAAAGATGA